The following are encoded in a window of Carya illinoinensis cultivar Pawnee chromosome 15, C.illinoinensisPawnee_v1, whole genome shotgun sequence genomic DNA:
- the LOC122297016 gene encoding uncharacterized protein LOC122297016: protein MNTSELEECAVTMRGIWSRRNESMHGQGFKHPNTVVRGAKVEIINYKEVNTSRKEHMMPTIQDARQWRKPSRGTYKVNWDAALNSEAGTMGLGVLVRDYKGHVIGALRARRPLAGNALEAEAYGTVLAATFCRELGLKQLHLEGDSQLVINLLKGTERNWSLGGLLVEDAKLVLSSCGSWKVSHVRREGNQASHKLAKSALFLDDDVYDLEECPTCIQSTVMSELFSA, encoded by the coding sequence ATGAACACTTCTGAACTGGAGGAATGTGCTGTCACAATGAGAGGCATTTGGTCCAGGAGAAACGAGAGTATGCATGGACAGGGTTTCAAACATCCAAACACAGTAGTACGGGGAGCCAAAGTTGAAATCATCAACTACAAGGAGGTAAACACTTCAAGGAAGGAACACATGATGCCTACTATTCAGGATGCACGGCAATGGAGGAAACCATCTAGGGGAACGTACAAGGTCAATTGGGACGCTGCCCTCAACTCTGAAGCAGGTACAATGGGACTGGGGGTGCTGGTTAGAGACTATAAAGGCCATGTGATTGGTGCTCTGAGAGCACGAAGGCCTCTAGCGGGGAATGCTCTAGAAGCAGAAGCCTATGGAACTGTCTTAGCAGCCACTTTCTGCAGAGAACTAGGACTCAAACAGCTTCATCTGGAGGGGGATTCACAGCTGGTGATCAACCTGTTGAAGGGTACAGAGAGAAACTGGAGCCTGGGGGGCCTCCTAGTTGAAGATGCAAAGTTGGTTTTATCCAGTTGTGGAAGCTGGAAAGTATCGCATGTCCGTAGAGAAGGCAACCAAGCTTCTCACAAGCTAGCTAAATCTGCCTTGTTTCTTGATGATGATGTATATGACTTGGAAGAATGCCCTACGTGCATTCAATCCACTGTAATGTCTGAGTTGTTTTCAGCATAA